The Candidatus Polarisedimenticolia bacterium genome window below encodes:
- a CDS encoding glycosyltransferase family 39 protein: protein MPPEVSRRWEWKWVLGLLALALALRAGFVLFEQPGFYFEDSLDYDLAARTLLQAGHFDAKYYRFPLYPVVMAATYKVFGDGLTPLRILQSLIGTGTCFFVWLVGRHLFGPRAALLALFGAAVFPVHVVLAGIEYPVVLGMFFLWAAFAALVRTQPGGRSMFPALILAGGGVALSALLFEGGIVGALFLLLWLLLGKRFRGARLPALAAAGLAALVILSPWIYEMKRNRDYRALVLRPGIHLPSAPGVNPPVWAGSGENLLSSKVSGLARNPKWTLRHAWAEFLHFWNPYPDRIAAADRRFREHLHEKDPRMALDNALVGDQPRLLYAVVFSLLLLAALAGALMAPHAVPGSVFLVAWPVLLGVCYSPFFTQMRYRIPADPAFILLGAYALDRAWGGTFWSELRASLKALWEGWKRVATKIAVVQTFIILFLLFAVVLGPIALLMKIFRKDPMHAPQAAGSFWALRERTREGMQECVKQF from the coding sequence GTGCCGCCTGAAGTCTCCCGGCGCTGGGAGTGGAAGTGGGTCCTCGGGCTGCTGGCCCTGGCCCTGGCGCTGCGGGCAGGATTCGTCCTGTTCGAGCAGCCCGGCTTCTATTTCGAGGATTCTCTCGATTACGACCTCGCCGCGCGGACGCTGCTCCAAGCCGGGCACTTTGACGCGAAGTACTATCGCTTCCCGTTGTATCCCGTGGTCATGGCGGCGACGTACAAGGTGTTCGGGGACGGATTGACGCCGCTGCGGATTCTCCAGTCCCTCATCGGGACCGGAACGTGCTTCTTCGTCTGGCTCGTCGGCAGGCACCTCTTCGGCCCCCGGGCGGCTCTTCTCGCCCTCTTCGGCGCCGCGGTCTTTCCGGTGCACGTGGTCCTGGCGGGGATCGAGTATCCCGTCGTCCTGGGGATGTTCTTCCTGTGGGCCGCCTTCGCCGCTCTCGTGCGGACCCAGCCCGGCGGGAGAAGTATGTTTCCCGCCCTCATCCTGGCCGGAGGCGGGGTGGCGCTCTCGGCGCTGCTGTTCGAGGGAGGAATCGTCGGCGCACTGTTCCTCCTGCTTTGGCTGCTCCTGGGGAAGAGATTCCGCGGCGCGCGCCTGCCGGCCCTGGCGGCGGCCGGGCTCGCGGCCCTGGTCATCCTGTCGCCCTGGATTTATGAAATGAAACGGAACCGGGACTATCGCGCCCTGGTGCTCCGGCCGGGAATTCACCTTCCATCGGCGCCCGGCGTGAATCCGCCCGTGTGGGCGGGAAGCGGAGAGAATCTGCTGAGCTCCAAGGTCTCGGGCCTGGCGCGCAACCCGAAGTGGACCTTGCGTCACGCCTGGGCCGAGTTCCTCCACTTCTGGAATCCTTACCCCGATCGGATCGCGGCGGCGGATCGGAGATTCCGCGAGCATCTGCACGAGAAAGACCCGCGGATGGCGCTCGACAACGCCTTGGTCGGCGACCAGCCAAGGCTCCTCTACGCCGTCGTTTTCAGCCTGCTGCTCCTGGCGGCCTTGGCGGGGGCCCTCATGGCGCCGCATGCCGTGCCGGGATCGGTCTTCCTGGTGGCCTGGCCGGTGCTGCTCGGCGTCTGCTATTCTCCTTTTTTCACGCAGATGCGCTACCGGATCCCCGCCGATCCGGCATTCATCCTCCTGGGCGCCTATGCCTTGGATCGGGCCTGGGGGGGAACCTTCTGGAGCGAGCTGCGCGCCTCGCTGAAAGCGCTGTGGGAGGGGTGGAAGCGGGTCGCCACGAAAATCGCCGTCGTCCAGACCTTCATCATTCTCTTCCTCCTGTTCGCCGTCGTCCTGGGACCGATCGCGCTGCTGATGAAGATCTTCCGGAAGGACCCGATGCACGCTCCGCAGGCGGCCGGATCGTTCTGGGCCCTGAGGGAGCGCACCCGGGAAGGGATGCAAGAGTGCGTGAAGCAATTCTGA
- a CDS encoding glycosyltransferase has translation MTVCYWGTYDRDYPRNRVVRAGLRACGVEVRECHFPLWRDTGHKLRQARAGWLRPFLLLRWLRAYGTLSARFLAAPRPDFVFVGYSGHFDVFPAWALSRLRRVPLVFDAFLSLYDSLVLDRDAVRRDGMKARFLAWVDRTSCRLADRVLLDTRAHVQFFHETFGVPEEKSWVIPIGADDRVFCPGTTPAARNGHLYTILHFGRYIPLHGLETVVGAARILEEQGVSCRFLMVGEGEERARIESLARRLDLRSLEFRDAEPSDRLAETIRESDLCLGIFGETGKASRVVPNKVYEAMATGKPVITGDSAAAREFLRPGEDCLLCTRGDAASLAEAILRLKSDPALAERLARTGRRRFEEKAAPAVIGRELAGRLAAWKGEAGRAA, from the coding sequence ATGACCGTGTGCTATTGGGGAACCTACGATCGGGACTATCCGCGGAACCGCGTCGTGCGCGCCGGACTGAGAGCGTGCGGCGTCGAGGTGCGCGAGTGCCATTTCCCGCTCTGGCGGGACACCGGGCACAAGCTCCGGCAGGCGCGCGCGGGCTGGCTCAGGCCCTTCCTGCTGCTCCGCTGGCTGCGCGCCTACGGAACGCTTTCGGCGCGCTTTCTAGCCGCCCCGCGGCCCGACTTCGTGTTCGTCGGCTATTCGGGGCACTTCGACGTCTTTCCGGCGTGGGCCCTCTCCCGGCTGCGGCGCGTGCCGCTCGTCTTCGACGCCTTCCTGTCGCTCTACGATTCGCTGGTGCTCGATCGGGACGCCGTCCGGCGCGACGGGATGAAGGCGAGATTCCTGGCGTGGGTGGACCGGACCTCCTGCCGGCTCGCCGACCGGGTCCTGCTGGACACGCGCGCCCATGTGCAGTTCTTCCACGAGACTTTCGGAGTGCCCGAGGAAAAGTCCTGGGTGATTCCCATCGGGGCCGACGACCGGGTTTTTTGTCCCGGGACGACGCCGGCGGCCCGGAACGGGCATCTCTACACGATTCTCCATTTCGGACGCTACATTCCGCTGCACGGACTGGAGACCGTCGTCGGCGCGGCGCGGATCCTCGAAGAGCAAGGGGTCTCCTGCCGCTTCTTGATGGTCGGCGAGGGGGAGGAGCGGGCCCGGATCGAGTCGCTGGCCCGGCGCCTGGATTTGCGCTCGCTCGAATTCCGCGACGCGGAGCCCAGCGATCGCCTCGCGGAGACGATCCGCGAATCCGATCTCTGCCTGGGGATCTTCGGGGAGACCGGCAAGGCTTCCCGGGTCGTCCCGAACAAGGTGTACGAGGCAATGGCGACGGGCAAGCCGGTCATCACCGGCGACTCCGCCGCCGCCCGGGAATTCCTCCGCCCCGGAGAGGATTGCCTGCTCTGCACGAGAGGAGATGCAGCGTCGCTGGCGGAAGCGATTCTGCGGCTCAAGAGCGACCCGGCGCTGGCGGAGCGGCTGGCCAGAACCGGCCGGCGCCGCTTCGAGGAGAAGGCCGCCCCCGCCGTGATCGGCAGGGAATTGGCGGGACGGCTCGCCGCGTGGAAGGGGGAGGCCGGACGTGCCGCCTGA
- a CDS encoding radical SAM protein produces MFKALVTNPPWPGEGYGARSSVRWPHKRKDKKLEYPIFLAYTVALLKEAQVETAFLDAVCDDLGIEAYAAEVARIRPDFIAMESSTPSIDHDLESVRRIKALLPGTFIALMGSHATYFHREILRDNPEVDAIIRGEFEITTREAALALKRGTPLSDVAGLTIRESGSVRVNSDRPFDFDLDRWPYPDRQVVPIEKYQTAQYQGVKGTFMLSSRGCPHRCTFCLWPGTMVGRDFRVRDPESVVAEMEHLVRNHGVDDIYFDDDTMTIDRERLLKICRLIQERDLKVHWISMGRVDTVDEELLTEMRKAGCDNMYLGVESGSEEILKRLKKGISLNQVVRAFQLARRAGIKTQAFFMLGGPGETKETLKQTIEFAIRLDPDNAQFAAAVPYPGTEMYEESLRKGYLKASSWEDYAARDIVLETETLSRLDLEKARLEAYRRFYLRPRFILRTAGRLTSLRELRRVLRGTMSIASRLAYFSKNVRKKARHSSALEHA; encoded by the coding sequence ATGTTCAAAGCGCTGGTGACGAATCCTCCCTGGCCCGGAGAAGGCTATGGCGCGCGATCTTCCGTGCGCTGGCCACACAAGAGAAAAGACAAGAAGCTCGAGTACCCGATTTTCCTCGCCTACACGGTGGCCCTCCTCAAGGAGGCGCAGGTCGAGACCGCGTTTCTCGACGCCGTGTGCGACGATCTGGGGATCGAGGCGTACGCTGCCGAAGTCGCGCGGATCCGGCCCGACTTCATCGCCATGGAATCCTCCACCCCCTCGATCGATCACGATCTCGAGTCGGTGCGCCGGATCAAGGCGCTGCTGCCCGGGACCTTCATCGCGCTGATGGGATCCCACGCGACCTATTTCCACCGGGAGATCCTCCGGGACAACCCGGAAGTCGACGCGATCATCCGCGGTGAGTTCGAGATCACGACGCGCGAGGCGGCCCTCGCCTTGAAGCGAGGGACGCCACTGTCGGACGTGGCCGGCCTGACGATTCGGGAAAGCGGCTCGGTGCGGGTCAATTCCGACCGGCCGTTCGACTTCGATCTCGATCGCTGGCCCTACCCCGACCGGCAGGTGGTGCCGATCGAGAAGTACCAGACGGCACAGTACCAGGGAGTCAAGGGCACGTTCATGCTCTCCAGCCGCGGGTGCCCGCATCGCTGCACCTTCTGCCTCTGGCCCGGGACGATGGTGGGACGCGACTTCCGGGTCCGGGATCCCGAGTCGGTCGTCGCCGAGATGGAGCACCTCGTCCGGAACCACGGCGTCGACGACATCTACTTCGACGACGACACCATGACGATCGACCGCGAAAGGCTCCTCAAGATCTGCCGGCTGATCCAGGAGCGCGACCTGAAGGTGCACTGGATCTCGATGGGCCGGGTCGACACCGTCGACGAAGAGCTCCTCACCGAGATGCGCAAGGCGGGCTGCGACAACATGTACCTGGGGGTCGAGTCGGGATCGGAGGAGATCCTCAAGCGCCTGAAGAAGGGGATCAGCCTGAACCAGGTGGTGCGCGCCTTCCAGCTGGCGCGGCGCGCCGGAATCAAGACCCAGGCCTTCTTCATGCTGGGCGGCCCCGGAGAGACCAAGGAGACGCTGAAGCAGACGATCGAGTTCGCCATCCGGCTCGATCCCGACAACGCCCAGTTCGCCGCGGCCGTCCCCTACCCGGGCACCGAGATGTACGAGGAGTCGCTGCGCAAGGGATATCTCAAGGCCAGCAGCTGGGAAGACTATGCCGCCCGCGACATCGTCCTGGAGACCGAGACGCTGTCGCGGCTCGACCTCGAGAAGGCGCGGCTCGAAGCCTACCGGCGGTTCTACCTCCGCCCCCGGTTCATCCTGCGGACGGCCGGCAGGCTCACGAGCCTCCGGGAGCTCCGGCGCGTCCTGCGCGGAACGATGTCGATCGCCAGCCGCCTCGCCTACTTCTCGAAGAACGTGAGGAAGAAGGCGCGGCATTCGAGCGCCCTGGAGCACGCCTGA
- a CDS encoding NAD-dependent epimerase/dehydratase family protein, whose protein sequence is MKSRFVLVTGGAGFIGSHLVAALLSRGHRVRVLDAFDPQVHGSDPAPRLPAAAELARGDLLDGALLERALEGVEVVFHQAASVGVGQSMYRSADYTRVNCVGTALLMEKIVARRPPVRKVVVASSMSIYGEGSYACSSCGPVDPGLRKPERLKAGKWEPECPRCGKDLRPAPTGERKPLAPTSVYAITKRFQEETVLALGRAYGIPAVALRYFNVYGPGQALSNPYTGVAAIFSSRLLNGLSPVIFEDGGQGRDFVHVSDVVQANLLAMESEDADHEVFNVGTGRLVPLRELAAGLQERLGALRQAEPRILGIFREGDIRHCYADIGKIRRRLGYEPRVSLEDGYDDLVAWARNQKPVDRFDEAQRELVTRGLLSEE, encoded by the coding sequence GTGAAGAGCCGCTTCGTGCTGGTCACGGGAGGGGCGGGCTTCATCGGCTCCCATCTGGTGGCGGCGCTGCTCTCGAGGGGCCACCGCGTCCGCGTCCTCGACGCCTTCGACCCTCAGGTCCACGGGAGCGATCCCGCCCCGCGGCTTCCCGCGGCGGCCGAGCTGGCGCGCGGCGATCTCCTGGACGGCGCCCTGCTGGAGCGCGCTTTGGAGGGGGTCGAGGTGGTGTTCCACCAGGCCGCTTCCGTGGGCGTCGGGCAGTCGATGTACCGCTCCGCGGACTACACGCGCGTGAACTGCGTCGGCACCGCGCTGCTGATGGAGAAGATCGTCGCCCGCCGCCCGCCCGTGCGGAAGGTCGTGGTGGCTTCGTCGATGTCGATCTACGGCGAGGGCAGCTACGCCTGCTCTTCCTGCGGCCCGGTCGATCCGGGGCTGAGGAAGCCGGAACGCCTGAAGGCGGGGAAGTGGGAGCCGGAGTGCCCGCGCTGCGGCAAGGATCTGCGGCCGGCCCCGACGGGCGAGAGGAAGCCGCTCGCGCCGACCTCCGTCTACGCCATCACGAAGCGCTTCCAGGAGGAGACGGTCCTCGCCCTGGGACGGGCCTACGGCATTCCCGCCGTCGCGCTGCGTTACTTCAACGTCTACGGACCCGGGCAGGCGCTGTCGAATCCATACACCGGGGTCGCCGCCATCTTCTCCAGCCGTCTGCTCAACGGCTTGAGCCCGGTGATTTTCGAAGATGGCGGGCAAGGGAGGGATTTCGTCCACGTCTCCGACGTAGTGCAGGCGAACCTGCTGGCGATGGAGAGCGAAGACGCCGATCACGAGGTCTTCAACGTGGGCACCGGACGGCTCGTCCCCTTGCGGGAGCTGGCGGCGGGGCTGCAGGAGCGCCTCGGCGCTCTCCGCCAGGCGGAGCCCCGGATCCTGGGGATCTTCCGGGAAGGCGACATCCGGCATTGCTACGCCGACATCGGCAAGATCCGCCGCCGTCTCGGTTACGAGCCGCGCGTGAGCCTGGAAGACGGCTACGACGACCTGGTGGCCTGGGCCCGCAATCAGAAGCCCGTCGACCGGTTCGACGAGGCGCAGCGGGAGCTCGTGACGCGGGGCCTGCTGAGCGAGGAATGA